A stretch of the Arthrobacter sp. PAMC 25486 genome encodes the following:
- a CDS encoding SRPBCC domain-containing protein — MIETTGSTVTRVFAAPSGAVFDAWVTPASLATWWGGPDIQVPLDSLALDVRPGGLWNATMILGNGMPGFHWRGEYLEVDRPNRLVVTMTNEPGDERELLTVVLTAVDGGTELRFAQTGGHLSPEQYEGTAAGWLIAFDALNTVLAE, encoded by the coding sequence ATGATTGAAACAACAGGATCCACCGTCACGCGCGTGTTCGCTGCACCATCCGGGGCCGTCTTCGACGCCTGGGTCACCCCGGCATCCTTGGCCACCTGGTGGGGCGGGCCCGACATTCAGGTCCCCCTCGATTCCCTAGCCCTGGATGTCCGTCCGGGCGGGCTCTGGAACGCCACCATGATCCTGGGCAACGGCATGCCCGGCTTCCACTGGCGCGGCGAATATCTGGAAGTCGACCGTCCAAACAGGCTCGTCGTGACCATGACCAACGAACCCGGCGATGAACGTGAGCTGCTCACCGTAGTCCTCACCGCCGTCGACGGCGGCACCGAGTTGCGCTTCGCCCAGACCGGCGGCCACCTCAGTCCCGAGCAATACGAAGGGACAGCGGCTGGTTGGCTGATCGCCTTCGACGCACTGAACACGGTGCTGGCGGAGTAG
- a CDS encoding AAA family ATPase, producing MMLEGTNNIVLTDEFRKALTLLDGGNSLFLTGKAGTGKSTLVRHFLASTRRNVIVAAPTGIAALNVEGYTIHRLFSFSPRTTVEQVRSPDYYPRSFAKTIKSLDTLIIDEASMIRADLFDCIAAALERFGPKPGTRFGGVQIVLVGDLYQLPPVVTEAESEYFSTRYSSPYFFAADSYDRAHFPLVELTTIFRQVGDSQLVDVLNSVREGALLEVERAVLNARTDATFLPPLGEFWLTLATTNRITGARNRQMLEQLPVPGLRHVASVSGDVDGFDKPTEDVLEYQVGAQIMLLSNDAERRWANGTIGRIAGHRTVDGGVLVEVELPGGTRAEVGPYTWAINRPVVEAGRLRHEVVGTYTQLPFRLAWAITIHKSQGQTLDRMVVDLAGGTFAYGQLYVALSRCTSMDGLVLRRDIQPKDLKVAQRIRRFLRSGGAEVAPRGNVYLGVSTVGDEGRAWRPRPIEIALVTDDGLEVTTLVNPERDLGDARAAYGISASDIQLAPLLTEAWVALAPYLAGRTPVGVDIDQSLGYFDYELKRNGYVVPMPLGVEIDSTKITPREAERLRAPDALARARAVRDMAGAGTAYNAFADVFPDPEQRTGYLLARGQDASNFSLGGSVTTGDSADAVLAGHLRTTAERTSLNVQTRDLLRAVEARIGHPILAPDDGGSSEQSITAVLVAGARVCFTGTVIDEVGNMYSRAEMEAIAVSMGLEPVANVTKSKCEALVTAEVGSQSGKARNAAKYNKPTFDAGHFLEWSKNPNAEPAAGEEPPAMTVQESQAASSVVVSETGNVAVRVPVAVPGPAPDQELKESLEEPMTATGWPMAPAVPPRQASPPQVPLSSGGGQHQNNLSKLQRLVAGIFRR from the coding sequence ATGATGCTTGAAGGTACCAACAATATTGTGCTGACTGACGAGTTCAGGAAGGCACTGACCTTGCTCGACGGCGGCAACAGCCTGTTCCTGACGGGGAAGGCTGGTACGGGAAAGTCCACTTTGGTGCGGCACTTCCTGGCCTCGACCCGGCGAAATGTCATTGTGGCTGCCCCCACGGGCATTGCCGCGCTGAATGTCGAGGGATACACCATCCACAGGTTGTTCTCCTTCAGTCCGCGGACAACCGTGGAGCAGGTAAGGTCGCCCGACTATTACCCGCGGAGTTTTGCCAAAACCATCAAGAGCCTGGACACGCTGATCATTGATGAAGCTTCGATGATCCGTGCAGATTTGTTTGACTGCATTGCAGCTGCCCTTGAACGGTTTGGCCCGAAACCAGGCACACGGTTTGGTGGCGTGCAAATTGTGTTGGTGGGTGACCTGTATCAGCTCCCGCCCGTGGTGACCGAGGCAGAGTCCGAGTACTTCAGCACACGCTACAGCTCACCCTATTTCTTCGCAGCGGACAGCTATGACCGCGCACATTTCCCGCTGGTCGAACTCACCACAATCTTTCGCCAGGTCGGTGACTCGCAGCTGGTGGACGTCCTGAACTCCGTGCGGGAAGGCGCACTGCTGGAGGTGGAGCGTGCGGTGCTCAACGCCAGGACGGATGCGACCTTCCTGCCGCCTTTAGGTGAATTCTGGTTGACGCTGGCGACAACAAACCGGATCACCGGTGCCAGGAATCGGCAGATGCTTGAACAGCTGCCTGTGCCAGGGCTGCGACATGTTGCGAGCGTCTCGGGGGACGTGGATGGGTTCGACAAGCCGACAGAGGATGTCCTGGAATATCAAGTGGGGGCTCAGATCATGCTGCTCTCCAATGATGCCGAAAGGCGCTGGGCCAACGGCACCATTGGCCGAATCGCAGGCCACCGCACTGTTGATGGTGGCGTCCTGGTGGAGGTCGAGCTCCCTGGCGGCACACGTGCAGAGGTGGGTCCGTACACGTGGGCGATCAACCGGCCGGTGGTTGAGGCGGGCCGACTGCGCCATGAGGTGGTCGGCACCTACACGCAGCTTCCGTTCCGCCTTGCCTGGGCCATCACCATTCACAAGAGCCAGGGCCAGACACTGGACCGCATGGTTGTCGACCTGGCCGGAGGGACTTTCGCCTACGGCCAGTTGTATGTGGCTCTGAGCCGCTGCACCAGCATGGACGGATTGGTGTTGCGGCGCGACATTCAGCCCAAGGATTTGAAGGTGGCCCAGCGCATCCGCCGATTCTTGCGTTCGGGAGGAGCTGAGGTGGCACCGCGGGGCAACGTCTATCTTGGGGTCAGCACGGTGGGCGATGAAGGAAGGGCCTGGCGTCCCCGCCCGATCGAGATTGCTCTGGTGACCGATGACGGGCTCGAGGTCACCACCTTGGTCAATCCCGAGCGTGACCTTGGGGATGCCCGCGCTGCCTACGGCATCTCAGCCAGCGACATCCAGTTGGCGCCGCTCCTGACCGAGGCGTGGGTGGCGTTGGCCCCGTATCTGGCGGGCAGGACTCCTGTGGGCGTGGACATTGACCAGTCGCTCGGCTACTTCGATTACGAACTCAAACGCAATGGATACGTCGTTCCCATGCCTCTTGGCGTGGAGATTGACAGCACCAAAATCACGCCCCGTGAGGCGGAACGATTGCGGGCCCCGGATGCGCTCGCCCGGGCTCGGGCTGTGCGTGACATGGCCGGCGCAGGTACGGCCTACAACGCCTTTGCCGACGTTTTTCCCGATCCGGAACAGCGAACCGGCTACCTCTTGGCTCGAGGTCAGGACGCCTCCAACTTCAGCCTGGGTGGCAGCGTTACAACCGGGGATTCCGCCGACGCTGTGCTGGCCGGTCATTTGCGCACCACCGCGGAACGCACAAGCCTGAACGTCCAAACCAGGGACCTCCTGCGCGCCGTTGAAGCTAGGATCGGGCACCCGATCCTAGCTCCGGACGATGGCGGATCCAGCGAACAAAGCATCACGGCCGTGCTTGTCGCCGGAGCGCGGGTGTGCTTCACCGGAACCGTCATCGACGAGGTCGGCAATATGTACTCGCGTGCTGAAATGGAGGCCATTGCCGTTTCGATGGGTCTGGAGCCGGTGGCCAACGTGACCAAGTCCAAGTGCGAGGCACTCGTGACGGCGGAAGTCGGCTCACAATCCGGCAAGGCTAGGAACGCGGCCAAATACAACAAGCCAACGTTCGACGCCGGACATTTCCTTGAGTGGTCCAAGAACCCAAACGCTGAACCGGCTGCCGGCGAGGAGCCGCCGGCCATGACCGTCCAGGAATCTCAGGCGGCATCCTCCGTAGTGGTGTCCGAGACGGGGAATGTGGCCGTGCGGGTGCCTGTGGCGGTGCCCGGGCCGGCCCCTGACCAGGAACTGAAGGAGTCCCTCGAAGAACCGATGACGGCAACAGGGTGGCCAATGGCACCAGCGGTTCCGCCAAGGCAGGCATCCCCGCCGCAAGTTCCTCTGAGTTCCGGCGGTGGCCAGCATCAAAATAATCTCTCGAAATTGCAACGGCTCGTGGCGGGAATCTTCCGTCGGTAG
- a CDS encoding phosphoribosylanthranilate isomerase: MYIKICGLRTAQTVAAAVDAGADAVGFVFSPGSPRTVTAEWAAELGRTVPEGVETVGVFRNQPIDEVVDTARRAGVTTVQLHGDESLADMARLHAEGFRTLRAFSANAYNALPGDERAAWDSERLLLDAVEPGAGETFDAAVLVNGAPHGFWLLAGGLNPANVASLAESMKPAGVDVSSGVESSRGVKDVELIRAFIGAARNNH, encoded by the coding sequence ATGTACATAAAGATTTGCGGTTTGCGGACTGCGCAAACTGTTGCCGCCGCCGTGGACGCCGGGGCCGACGCTGTTGGTTTTGTCTTTTCCCCCGGCAGCCCCCGGACCGTCACCGCCGAATGGGCCGCAGAGCTTGGGCGCACCGTCCCTGAGGGTGTTGAAACCGTGGGTGTGTTCCGCAACCAGCCCATCGATGAGGTCGTGGACACGGCCCGCCGTGCCGGCGTCACAACGGTGCAGCTGCATGGGGATGAGAGCCTGGCCGACATGGCCCGGCTGCACGCCGAAGGCTTCCGCACCCTGCGCGCCTTCTCAGCCAACGCCTACAACGCCCTCCCAGGTGATGAGCGGGCCGCCTGGGATTCAGAGCGGTTGCTGCTGGACGCCGTCGAACCTGGCGCGGGTGAGACTTTTGATGCCGCCGTGCTGGTCAATGGCGCCCCGCACGGCTTCTGGCTGCTAGCCGGCGGCCTGAACCCCGCCAACGTCGCCTCACTCGCGGAGTCGATGAAGCCGGCCGGCGTTGATGTTTCCAGCGGTGTTGAATCCAGCCGCGGCGTGAAAGATGTCGAGCTGATCCGGGCGTTCATCGGCGCGGCCCGCAACAACCACTGA
- a CDS encoding DUF427 domain-containing protein has protein sequence MRTEASEKWVRAMVGGTAVVDSRAPLLFWEQKFPIPAYAFTPEDVRMDLLLPAGTPPTGEPTFFGPKGPVAQWFDVQAGGRELPNAAWRRDAPELEGRITFTWAPDAFDRWLEEEEEVHSHPRDPHKRVEVLPSSRHITVSLDGVLLADSIEPVLLFETYLPTRYYFPRTDVHLDRLSAGSNRSHCPYKGYAENYWDAPGSPSVAWSYPDPYPAVWRIKDRIAFYNESVDITVDGAAVPRPRSIFSKTKNRPGE, from the coding sequence ATGCGGACCGAAGCCAGCGAAAAATGGGTGCGCGCCATGGTGGGCGGCACGGCAGTTGTGGACAGCAGGGCACCCCTGCTGTTCTGGGAGCAGAAGTTCCCCATTCCCGCCTATGCCTTCACCCCGGAGGATGTCCGCATGGACCTGCTGCTGCCGGCGGGCACCCCACCGACAGGAGAGCCCACATTCTTCGGTCCCAAGGGTCCCGTGGCCCAATGGTTTGATGTGCAGGCCGGAGGCAGGGAGCTGCCGAACGCCGCATGGCGCAGGGACGCCCCGGAACTCGAGGGGCGCATCACCTTCACCTGGGCCCCGGATGCCTTCGACCGCTGGCTCGAGGAAGAGGAGGAAGTCCACAGCCATCCGCGCGATCCCCACAAACGCGTCGAGGTCCTGCCCAGCTCCCGCCACATCACCGTCTCGCTCGACGGCGTGCTGCTGGCGGACAGCATCGAGCCGGTTCTGCTGTTTGAGACCTACCTGCCTACCCGCTACTATTTTCCCCGTACGGACGTGCACCTTGACCGATTGAGCGCCGGCAGCAATCGCAGCCACTGCCCCTACAAGGGGTACGCTGAGAACTATTGGGATGCCCCGGGCTCACCCTCGGTGGCCTGGTCCTATCCCGACCCGTACCCGGCCGTGTGGCGCATCAAGGACAGGATCGCGTTTTACAACGAATCCGTGGACATCACCGTCGATGGGGCGGCTGTCCCCCGGCCGCGCTCCATCTTTTCCAAGACTAAAAACCGGCCCGGCGAATGA
- a CDS encoding ROK family protein, with amino-acid sequence MLTPDDNALQAVRRRHELRVLEALVTHGHRTRRDLEGDTKLSRTTLSAIVGDLRQRGVLTEKDQLLHAVGRNGRPTKVLSLNPNAGAAVGMELGRRRISISVTGFDGSTVTHEHREVSSTLKLAPKVGLAAELLEELIDSGRISPATVVGTGIGIASRHANPASLWDGPERQEDPQGASLDPIRKLLPAPLMWDNNIRLAAMSYCKSKENLLYVVLSAGISSAIISNGTLLRGGHGIAGELGHISVDFTGPACWCGRHGCLESFINEANVLAESARRGQAFATIQAMAEAAAAGDGIAINVVAWAGELLARALVAACVLIDPTRVVIAGDLSQFGEPLLEPVRRALAEQNLELAPRSTDISAAPFAPTAGSDGAAQMALKHWGLTAAN; translated from the coding sequence GTGCTTACACCCGACGATAACGCGTTGCAGGCAGTGCGGCGCCGACATGAACTGCGCGTTCTTGAAGCTCTGGTAACCCATGGACACCGGACCCGCCGCGACTTGGAGGGCGACACAAAGCTTTCCCGCACCACCCTTTCCGCGATCGTCGGGGACCTGCGGCAGAGGGGGGTGCTGACGGAAAAAGACCAACTGCTGCACGCCGTCGGACGCAATGGCCGACCAACCAAGGTGCTCTCCCTGAATCCGAACGCGGGCGCCGCGGTGGGCATGGAGCTTGGGCGGCGGCGCATCAGCATCTCGGTCACGGGCTTTGATGGATCGACAGTGACCCATGAACACCGAGAGGTTTCCAGCACGCTCAAGCTGGCACCCAAGGTGGGTTTGGCTGCCGAACTGCTCGAGGAGCTCATCGACAGTGGGCGGATCAGTCCCGCCACAGTGGTTGGCACGGGGATTGGCATTGCCAGCCGGCACGCAAATCCAGCGTCGTTGTGGGACGGACCGGAACGCCAGGAAGATCCGCAGGGCGCCTCGCTGGACCCCATCCGGAAACTGCTGCCCGCTCCCCTGATGTGGGACAACAACATCCGCCTGGCCGCCATGTCGTACTGCAAAAGCAAGGAAAACCTGCTCTACGTAGTCCTCTCCGCAGGCATTAGCTCTGCCATCATTTCCAATGGAACCCTGCTGCGTGGCGGACATGGAATCGCCGGCGAACTTGGCCACATCAGCGTCGACTTCACCGGACCGGCCTGCTGGTGCGGACGCCACGGCTGTCTCGAGAGTTTCATCAACGAAGCCAATGTGCTCGCCGAGTCCGCCCGCCGAGGTCAGGCATTCGCCACGATACAAGCCATGGCGGAGGCCGCCGCGGCAGGCGACGGCATCGCCATCAACGTGGTGGCCTGGGCCGGTGAACTGCTCGCCCGCGCACTGGTTGCCGCCTGTGTGCTGATCGACCCAACACGCGTTGTCATAGCAGGTGACCTTTCCCAGTTCGGTGAACCGCTTCTGGAGCCGGTCCGCCGCGCCCTGGCCGAGCAGAACCTTGAGCTGGCCCCTCGGTCAACCGACATCAGCGCAGCACCCTTCGCACCTACCGCAGGAAGCGACGGGGCCGCCCAGATGGCTTTGAAGCACTGGGGCCTCACGGCTGCCAACTAG
- a CDS encoding YceI family protein, producing the protein MRKKLIVAGILLVLAVAAIWGGSVIYANVQNSRASGEFTLSPQSPGSNAPSAGAAGSLDAQGLSGTWNIAEGSQAGYRVAEVLNGQNATVVGRTSAVKGEASIDGTSLTAAMVVVDMNGLVTDSDSRDRQFQSIVKTQDFPTSTFTLTQAVDIGAVAGGTASVTAAGELTIAGVTRDVTVSLQAQATSAGVEVQGSIPIIFTDFGVDAPNLGFVKVENSGTIEMLLTLSK; encoded by the coding sequence ATGCGCAAAAAACTGATCGTTGCCGGGATCCTGCTGGTGCTGGCCGTCGCCGCAATATGGGGAGGCAGCGTCATCTACGCCAACGTGCAGAACAGCCGGGCCAGCGGGGAATTCACCTTGTCCCCGCAATCGCCCGGCAGCAACGCGCCCAGTGCGGGCGCGGCCGGCAGCCTTGATGCGCAGGGACTGTCCGGAACATGGAACATCGCGGAGGGGTCGCAGGCCGGCTACCGTGTCGCTGAAGTGCTCAACGGGCAGAACGCCACGGTGGTGGGTCGGACAAGCGCGGTTAAGGGTGAGGCGAGCATCGACGGTACCAGCCTCACCGCGGCGATGGTCGTTGTGGACATGAACGGCCTGGTCACAGACAGCGACAGCCGCGACCGGCAATTTCAAAGTATCGTGAAAACCCAGGACTTCCCGACGTCCACCTTCACGCTGACGCAGGCCGTTGATATTGGCGCGGTGGCCGGCGGGACCGCATCCGTCACGGCGGCCGGCGAACTGACTATTGCCGGTGTCACGCGGGACGTCACCGTCAGCCTTCAGGCGCAGGCAACATCCGCGGGTGTGGAGGTGCAGGGCTCGATTCCCATTATCTTCACCGACTTTGGCGTTGATGCACCCAACCTGGGCTTCGTTAAGGTAGAGAATTCGGGGACCATCGAGATGTTGCTGACGCTCAGCAAATAG
- a CDS encoding UvrD-helicase domain-containing protein: protein MTLSNIAIPSLDEAAAHAAATAEEQAMLDQAFSRRDGLLAQLESALASPVRDAVEQARMRMLGRRRAELEHAGQGLIFGRLDSLDDTVRHLGRVGIPSPDEDSDPLVIDWRAPAARAFYTATPVDPQGQARRRHIRTSGREVVGLDDEPLDGSRASSLVGEGALLAALGERRTGRMGVAAATLQREQDDVVRADARGPLVVQGGPGTGKTVVALHRVAYLLFTHQQLAHQGVLVIGPSPRFLDYIAQVLPALGESAMVSATCDTLVPGIEVERVEARDVAEIKGRALWQDVLTRYAASFLPQPAGLGLVWEGELHALDERRIARIVAAAGSGRSHHGARAACIEHIHGQLADAVAERGEELLSQVEDGLEDLLSGVDADLRKQDTRGVAGGAGGSDVDGVLADDELERLRERIADDTSVAAALEAWWPTLDPTVELRRLLGDETLLRQWAPELNDAEQAWVAAEPAAWASSDIPLFDALAALLGDGEVQGKQGGFLAGRAAGQRDWVYGHVVIDEAQELSEMQWQMIMRRCPSRSITAVGDIDQAEAPHRHTTWGEAVGAAFGGRWSKAQLTICYRTPGEVMALTGPVLRQAGSHNKPPVAVRSSGIEPWERTVNEQGLVAVAVRAVADLSERWHGGMVGVVAPVDRLAALRAALPGVTVLSATETKGLEWDATLLVDAAGIAAEPRGWNGLYVALTRCTQELGQLLVA, encoded by the coding sequence GTGACCCTGAGCAACATCGCCATACCATCCCTGGACGAAGCTGCCGCCCATGCGGCGGCCACGGCGGAAGAGCAGGCAATGCTCGACCAGGCATTCAGCCGCCGCGACGGCTTGCTGGCGCAACTCGAGTCCGCTCTGGCCTCCCCCGTGCGTGATGCTGTGGAGCAGGCGCGGATGCGCATGTTGGGCCGCCGCCGGGCCGAACTTGAACACGCAGGGCAGGGGCTGATCTTTGGCCGGCTCGACTCCCTCGATGACACCGTCCGCCACCTGGGGCGCGTGGGCATACCCAGCCCCGACGAGGACAGCGACCCCCTGGTGATCGACTGGCGCGCGCCCGCAGCACGTGCGTTCTACACCGCCACGCCCGTGGACCCGCAGGGCCAGGCACGGCGCCGCCACATCCGCACGTCCGGGCGGGAGGTCGTTGGCCTCGATGACGAACCGCTCGACGGATCCCGTGCCAGTTCACTGGTTGGCGAGGGCGCCCTGCTCGCGGCACTGGGCGAGCGGCGCACCGGACGGATGGGTGTGGCTGCGGCAACCCTGCAGCGTGAGCAGGACGATGTGGTCCGGGCGGACGCCCGGGGCCCGCTGGTTGTGCAGGGCGGACCCGGCACGGGCAAGACAGTGGTTGCGCTGCACAGGGTGGCATACCTGCTGTTCACACATCAACAACTTGCGCATCAGGGGGTCCTGGTGATCGGGCCGTCGCCACGTTTCCTTGACTACATTGCCCAAGTGCTCCCGGCACTCGGAGAGAGCGCCATGGTCTCCGCAACGTGCGACACCCTGGTGCCCGGAATCGAGGTGGAACGCGTGGAGGCGCGCGACGTCGCCGAGATCAAGGGCCGGGCACTGTGGCAGGACGTACTCACCCGCTATGCCGCATCCTTCCTCCCTCAACCCGCCGGTCTCGGGCTGGTCTGGGAAGGCGAGCTGCACGCGCTGGATGAACGGCGGATCGCCAGGATCGTCGCCGCAGCTGGTTCGGGACGCTCCCATCACGGCGCCCGGGCGGCCTGCATCGAGCACATCCACGGCCAGCTGGCCGACGCAGTGGCAGAACGCGGCGAAGAGTTGCTCTCACAGGTGGAGGACGGTCTTGAGGACCTACTCAGCGGCGTCGATGCCGATCTGCGCAAGCAGGACACCCGCGGTGTGGCCGGCGGGGCCGGCGGCAGCGACGTGGACGGAGTGCTCGCGGATGACGAGCTGGAGCGGCTGCGTGAACGCATCGCGGACGACACCAGTGTGGCCGCCGCCCTTGAGGCCTGGTGGCCAACGCTTGACCCCACTGTCGAGCTGCGCCGCCTGCTGGGCGACGAGACACTGCTGCGCCAGTGGGCTCCTGAACTTAACGACGCCGAGCAGGCCTGGGTCGCGGCCGAACCCGCAGCGTGGGCGAGCAGCGACATTCCGCTCTTCGATGCACTGGCGGCCCTACTGGGTGACGGGGAGGTGCAGGGGAAGCAGGGCGGGTTCCTGGCTGGGCGTGCGGCGGGGCAACGGGACTGGGTTTACGGCCATGTGGTCATCGATGAGGCGCAGGAACTCTCGGAGATGCAATGGCAGATGATCATGCGCCGCTGCCCCTCCCGTTCGATCACTGCCGTGGGCGACATCGACCAGGCGGAGGCGCCGCACCGGCACACCACCTGGGGTGAAGCCGTGGGCGCCGCCTTCGGCGGGAGGTGGAGCAAGGCGCAGCTGACCATCTGCTACCGCACCCCGGGGGAAGTCATGGCCCTGACCGGGCCCGTGCTCCGGCAGGCAGGAAGCCACAACAAGCCGCCCGTGGCCGTGCGGTCCTCGGGCATTGAGCCGTGGGAGCGCACCGTGAACGAGCAGGGGCTTGTGGCAGTGGCGGTGCGGGCCGTCGCGGATCTTTCGGAACGCTGGCACGGCGGGATGGTGGGCGTCGTTGCGCCGGTTGACCGCCTGGCGGCGCTGCGTGCCGCCCTTCCAGGGGTGACAGTGCTGTCCGCCACTGAGACAAAGGGGCTGGAATGGGATGCCACCTTGCTGGTTGACGCCGCCGGGATCGCTGCCGAGCCCCGCGGCTGGAACGGGCTCTATGTGGCTCTGACCCGCTGCACCCAGGAACTGGGACAGCTGCTGGTGGCATGA
- a CDS encoding HD domain-containing phosphohydrolase, giving the protein MAEHGSDSVNTPPPGQVPGGPPAAPPDAATTSRPELLAALSLAIDLGLGQPMEHMLRSTLLGLRLADRLGIGPAGRGRIYYANLLAWIGCHADSHELAALFGDDIAFRADYYFIDAHGLPMLSLMLRHTGTDLPRVQRTLRKSQFAATATTVVRALILSHCTSAGRLANRVGLDPGLPGILGHTFERWDGKGLPAGRSGVEIPLEMRIAQLADTAEVFLRTAGLSAAVRTVGERRGTQFDPELADMFCAHAAELTDGLLELDPWPAALAAAPEEAALAGAELDGVLAAMGDFADLKSPWTAGHSRQVAALAAGAAQHRGFAEAQVLELRRAGWVHDLGRMGVSNGVWDKAGPLSAMDRERLQLYPFLSARILGRVPGMWHVAEIAGAHRERLDGSGYPHGLGAAELDPGARILAAADAFQSWLEPRPHRAAMPSSGAAARLREEVGAGRLEGSAVDSVLVAAGQKEARRRILPSGLTARELEVLRLLCRGMDNKTIARELFIAAKTARNHVEHIYEKTGASNRVTATLFALDAGLWERSARP; this is encoded by the coding sequence GTGGCTGAACACGGTTCGGACAGCGTCAACACACCGCCCCCGGGCCAGGTTCCAGGGGGTCCGCCAGCAGCGCCACCGGATGCGGCAACCACCAGCCGTCCCGAATTGCTGGCGGCACTCTCACTGGCCATCGATCTGGGATTGGGCCAGCCCATGGAGCACATGCTGCGGTCCACCTTGTTGGGGTTGCGGCTCGCGGACCGGCTCGGCATCGGCCCGGCGGGCCGGGGGCGCATTTATTACGCAAACCTGCTCGCCTGGATCGGCTGCCACGCCGATTCCCACGAACTCGCCGCCTTGTTCGGGGACGACATCGCCTTCCGCGCCGACTACTATTTCATCGACGCCCACGGCCTGCCCATGCTGTCCCTGATGCTGCGCCACACCGGCACGGACCTGCCCCGGGTGCAGCGGACCCTCCGGAAGTCGCAATTCGCGGCCACGGCAACCACCGTGGTGCGGGCGTTGATCCTCTCCCACTGCACGTCCGCAGGGAGGCTGGCCAACAGGGTGGGGCTTGATCCGGGCCTGCCGGGCATCCTGGGCCACACTTTTGAACGCTGGGACGGGAAGGGACTGCCTGCCGGGAGGTCCGGCGTCGAAATTCCCCTGGAGATGCGCATCGCCCAACTGGCCGACACGGCAGAAGTCTTCCTGCGCACAGCGGGGCTGTCCGCGGCGGTGAGGACAGTCGGTGAGCGCCGCGGCACCCAATTCGATCCGGAGCTGGCGGACATGTTTTGTGCCCACGCCGCCGAGCTCACGGACGGGCTGCTGGAACTGGACCCGTGGCCTGCTGCGCTGGCGGCGGCCCCCGAGGAGGCTGCCCTGGCCGGTGCGGAACTGGATGGGGTCCTTGCCGCGATGGGCGATTTCGCCGACCTGAAGTCGCCCTGGACGGCGGGCCATTCGCGCCAGGTTGCGGCCCTGGCGGCAGGCGCCGCGCAGCATCGCGGATTCGCCGAAGCCCAGGTGTTGGAGTTGCGCCGTGCCGGGTGGGTCCATGACCTGGGCAGGATGGGCGTGTCCAACGGCGTGTGGGACAAGGCCGGGCCGCTGTCGGCCATGGACCGCGAGCGCCTGCAGCTCTACCCCTTCCTGAGTGCGCGCATCCTTGGCCGGGTCCCCGGGATGTGGCATGTGGCCGAGATTGCCGGCGCCCACCGCGAGCGGCTCGACGGCTCCGGCTATCCGCATGGGCTGGGTGCCGCCGAGCTTGACCCTGGTGCGCGCATTCTTGCCGCGGCCGACGCCTTCCAAAGCTGGCTTGAGCCGCGGCCGCACAGGGCGGCGATGCCTTCGTCCGGCGCTGCTGCCCGGCTGCGCGAGGAGGTGGGTGCCGGGCGGTTGGAGGGGTCCGCCGTCGACTCCGTCCTGGTGGCGGCCGGTCAGAAGGAGGCACGACGGCGGATCCTGCCTTCCGGACTCACCGCCAGGGAGCTTGAGGTCCTCAGGCTGTTGTGCCGGGGGATGGACAACAAGACCATTGCGCGGGAGTTGTTCATCGCAGCCAAGACGGCGCGCAACCATGTGGAGCACATTTACGAAAAGACGGGTGCGAGCAATCGGGTCACCGCCACGTTGTTTGCCCTCGATGCGGGGTTGTGGGAGCGGAGTGCCAGGCCCTGA
- a CDS encoding metal-dependent hydrolase gives MMGAHHAASGAAVWLALTTQFEVGLGAVHQVIPAVPETLTVGMGLLDLTPTAVVAGAMVTAGAALVPDADHRNATIAHSLPPLSNIMCIHVGRLSGGHRHGTHSVLGLAVFVAIAALAGLWTMELPRWGTIFPGAGILAVLLASFAAKALKFIPDTMQKFPWVAGIAVGAFVTFFAPQEEYWFPLAMGLGVAAHILGDMLTTGGCNLLWPLRIRPPRWLRRMPLVKRFWRPNGNLALPILGNAGSVREWLLLVPVSGYVIWAMADAVFS, from the coding sequence ATGATGGGAGCCCATCACGCCGCCAGCGGTGCCGCCGTTTGGCTGGCCCTGACCACCCAGTTCGAGGTGGGGCTGGGTGCCGTGCACCAGGTGATCCCGGCCGTGCCCGAGACACTGACCGTTGGCATGGGCCTGCTGGACCTGACACCCACAGCCGTGGTGGCCGGCGCCATGGTGACTGCCGGGGCTGCACTGGTGCCCGACGCCGACCACCGCAACGCCACGATCGCCCACTCGCTGCCGCCGCTGTCCAACATCATGTGCATCCACGTGGGCAGGCTGTCCGGCGGTCACCGCCACGGCACGCACTCGGTTCTGGGACTGGCCGTGTTTGTGGCGATTGCGGCGCTGGCCGGCCTGTGGACCATGGAACTGCCCCGATGGGGCACCATTTTCCCCGGCGCCGGGATCCTGGCCGTGCTGCTGGCATCGTTCGCCGCCAAGGCGCTGAAGTTCATTCCTGACACCATGCAGAAGTTCCCATGGGTTGCGGGCATCGCCGTCGGCGCGTTCGTGACCTTCTTCGCACCGCAGGAAGAATACTGGTTCCCGCTGGCCATGGGGCTCGGGGTGGCCGCGCACATCCTCGGCGACATGCTGACCACAGGCGGCTGCAACCTGCTCTGGCCGCTGCGCATCCGGCCGCCGCGCTGGCTGCGCAGGATGCCGCTGGTCAAAAGGTTCTGGCGCCCCAACGGCAACCTCGCGCTTCCGATTTTAGGCAACGCCGGCTCGGTGCGTGAATGGCTGCTGCTGGTCCCCGTCAGCGGTTACGTCATTTGGGCCATGGCCGACGCCGTCTTCTCCTAA